One part of the Janthinobacterium sp. 17J80-10 genome encodes these proteins:
- a CDS encoding D-amino acid dehydrogenase: MRVIILGGGVIGITSAYYLARAGHEVSVIERQPATAMETSFANAGQISPGYAAPWAAPGVPLKALKWMMQRHAPLTIRPDGTAFQLKWMWRMLQNCNASKYAVNKERMVRLAEYSRDCLGQLRSAHAGLEYEDRQKGTLQLFRTRQQFDDMAKDTGVLKDAGVPYEVLSRDELKLAEPALGPVSHKLVGGLRLPNDETGDCQLFTTRLAQLAAGLGVQFHYNTTIDSLQPGNGEIAGVLCNGQLMQADAYVVALASYSRGLLDAIVDIPVYPVKGYSITAPIVDPAAAPVSTILDETYKVAITRFDDRIRVGGMAELAGFDHKLNPRRRQTLEMVVNDLFPGGADTLKASFWSGLRPMTPDGTPIVGATRMRNLFINTGHGTLGWTMSCGSGRLLSDLVSGKTPEIPASDLSVSRYAHH; the protein is encoded by the coding sequence ATGCGCGTCATCATTCTCGGCGGCGGTGTAATCGGCATCACCAGCGCCTACTACCTCGCCAGGGCAGGCCACGAAGTCAGCGTCATCGAACGGCAGCCGGCGACGGCGATGGAAACCAGCTTTGCCAACGCCGGCCAGATTTCACCCGGCTACGCGGCGCCCTGGGCCGCGCCCGGCGTCCCGTTGAAGGCATTGAAATGGATGATGCAACGCCATGCGCCGCTGACGATCCGGCCCGACGGCACCGCGTTCCAGCTGAAATGGATGTGGCGCATGCTGCAAAACTGCAATGCATCGAAATATGCGGTGAACAAGGAAAGGATGGTGCGCCTGGCGGAGTACAGCCGCGACTGTCTGGGGCAGTTACGCTCTGCGCATGCCGGACTGGAATACGAAGACCGGCAAAAAGGCACCCTGCAACTGTTCCGCACCCGGCAGCAGTTCGACGATATGGCCAAGGATACCGGGGTGCTGAAGGATGCCGGCGTGCCCTACGAAGTGCTGTCGCGGGACGAACTGAAGCTGGCCGAACCTGCGCTGGGTCCGGTCAGCCACAAGCTCGTCGGCGGCTTGCGCCTGCCCAACGACGAAACCGGCGACTGCCAGCTCTTCACCACGCGGCTGGCGCAATTGGCGGCCGGTCTCGGTGTGCAATTCCATTACAACACGACGATCGATTCGCTCCAACCGGGTAATGGCGAAATCGCCGGCGTCCTGTGCAATGGGCAGCTGATGCAGGCTGACGCCTACGTGGTTGCCCTCGCCAGCTACTCGCGCGGCTTGCTCGATGCGATCGTGGATATTCCGGTTTACCCGGTGAAGGGCTACTCGATCACGGCCCCCATCGTCGATCCGGCTGCGGCGCCGGTATCCACGATACTCGATGAAACCTACAAGGTCGCCATTACCCGGTTCGACGACCGGATTCGCGTCGGCGGCATGGCGGAACTGGCAGGCTTCGACCACAAGCTGAATCCCAGGCGGCGCCAGACGCTGGAGATGGTGGTCAACGATCTGTTCCCGGGCGGTGCAGACACGCTGAAGGCGAGCTTCTGGAGCGGCCTGCGCCCGATGACACCCGATGGCACGCCGATCGTCGGCGCCACCAGGATGAGAAACCTCTTCATCAACACAGGTCATGGCACGCTGGGGTGGACCATGTCATGCGGATCCGGTCGGCTGCTTTCCGATCTGGTCTCCGGCAAGACGCCGGAAATCCCCGCATCCGACCTGTCCGTATCGCGCTATGCGCACCACTGA
- a CDS encoding biopolymer transporter ExbD has product MAMSLGSPDGDDDEVIGAINTTPLVDVMLVLLIIFLITIPVVTHTVPVKLPNEANQAYKTKPENINIAVNRKGEAFWNEEFMPNEAALLNRLKSAAVLVPQPEVHIRGDQDARYEFVGKVILAAQRAGIAKVGFVTEPPARGG; this is encoded by the coding sequence ATGGCTATGTCATTGGGCTCCCCCGACGGGGATGATGATGAAGTGATCGGCGCGATCAATACCACGCCGCTGGTCGACGTGATGCTGGTGCTCCTGATCATTTTCCTGATCACGATTCCGGTGGTGACGCATACCGTGCCGGTGAAGCTGCCGAACGAAGCGAACCAGGCGTACAAGACCAAGCCGGAAAACATCAATATCGCCGTCAACAGGAAGGGCGAGGCATTCTGGAACGAGGAGTTCATGCCGAACGAGGCGGCGCTGCTGAACCGTCTCAAGAGTGCGGCAGTGCTGGTGCCGCAGCCGGAAGTGCATATCCGCGGCGACCAGGATGCGCGCTATGAGTTTGTCGGCAAGGTGATCCTGGCGGCGCAGCGCGCCGGCATCGCCAAGGTCGGCTTCGTGACCGAGCCGCCTGCGCGCGGCGGCTGA
- a CDS encoding biopolymer transporter ExbD has translation MGMNVGSGSKSADPEPMIEMNMTPLIDVLLVLIIMLIITIPIQNHAVNLNMPAGTPPMQTTQPEVVTIDVAADGTIIWNGEVVPDRAQLEARLQGLAAMPDQPEVHLRPNKMVSYKSVAAVMASAQRLGVTKLGMVGNEQFIK, from the coding sequence ATGGGCATGAATGTCGGGTCAGGCAGCAAGTCCGCCGATCCGGAACCAATGATCGAGATGAACATGACACCGCTGATCGATGTATTGCTGGTGCTGATCATCATGCTGATCATTACGATTCCGATCCAGAATCACGCGGTCAATCTGAACATGCCTGCGGGCACACCGCCGATGCAGACCACGCAGCCGGAAGTGGTCACGATCGACGTCGCTGCCGACGGCACGATAATCTGGAATGGCGAGGTGGTGCCGGACCGCGCGCAGCTCGAAGCCAGGCTGCAAGGCCTGGCGGCGATGCCGGACCAGCCGGAAGTGCACCTGCGGCCGAACAAGATGGTGTCATACAAATCGGTGGCCGCGGTAATGGCATCAGCGCAGCGCCTCGGCGTGACCAAGCTTGGCATGGTCGGCAACGAGCAATTTATCAAGTGA
- a CDS encoding ethanolamine ammonia-lyase subunit EutB: MNRIAHMVGSKTYTFRDLRDLMAKATPARSGDYLAGVAAENAEQRVAAQMALAELPLSVFLDEMLVPYETDEVTRLIVDGHDAAAFAPVKHLTVGDFRNWLLSDAADAASLAALAPGVTPEMAAAVSKIMRIQDLILVAKKCRVITRFRNTIGLQNRLSTRLQPNHPTDDAGGIAASVLDGLLYGSGDAVIGINPATDNVPQVIKIVSMLDEIIRRYAIPTQSCVLTHVTNTIAAIERGAPVDLVFQSIAGTEAANASFGINLNLLAEARDAALSLGRGTVGNNVMYFETGQGSALSANANHGIDQQTCEARAYAVARKFEPLLVNTVVGFIGPEYLYDGRQIIRAGLEDHFCAKLLGLPMGCDVCYTNHAEADQNDMDILLTLLAAAGCNFIMGIPGSDDIMLNYQTTSFHDALYARQVLGLMPAPEFEAWLRQMGIFAGDDGARLGDGVPAVFEKAFLRLA; the protein is encoded by the coding sequence ATGAACCGAATCGCACACATGGTCGGAAGTAAAACCTATACGTTCCGCGACTTGCGCGACTTGATGGCGAAGGCAACACCGGCCCGCTCGGGAGATTACCTGGCCGGCGTCGCGGCCGAAAACGCGGAACAGCGCGTGGCGGCGCAGATGGCCCTCGCCGAACTTCCCTTAAGCGTCTTTCTCGACGAAATGCTGGTGCCGTACGAAACCGACGAAGTCACGCGCCTGATCGTCGATGGCCACGATGCTGCCGCATTCGCCCCGGTCAAGCATCTGACCGTGGGAGATTTTCGCAACTGGCTGCTGAGCGATGCGGCGGACGCGGCGAGCCTGGCCGCGCTCGCCCCTGGCGTCACCCCGGAAATGGCGGCGGCCGTGTCCAAGATCATGCGGATCCAGGACCTGATCCTGGTGGCAAAAAAGTGCCGCGTCATCACCCGTTTCCGCAACACGATCGGCCTGCAGAACCGCCTGTCGACGCGGCTGCAGCCGAACCATCCGACCGACGATGCCGGCGGCATCGCGGCAAGCGTGCTGGACGGCCTGCTTTACGGCAGCGGCGATGCCGTCATCGGCATCAATCCCGCCACCGACAACGTGCCGCAGGTGATCAAGATCGTCTCCATGCTGGACGAAATCATCCGTCGTTACGCCATACCCACCCAGTCATGCGTGCTCACCCACGTCACCAACACCATTGCCGCAATCGAGCGCGGCGCGCCGGTGGACCTGGTGTTCCAGTCGATCGCCGGAACGGAGGCGGCCAACGCCAGCTTCGGCATCAACCTGAACCTGCTTGCCGAAGCGCGCGACGCTGCCCTCTCGCTGGGGCGCGGGACCGTCGGCAACAACGTGATGTATTTCGAAACCGGCCAGGGCAGCGCCCTGTCGGCCAACGCCAACCACGGGATCGACCAGCAGACATGCGAAGCGCGCGCCTACGCGGTGGCCCGCAAGTTCGAGCCGCTTCTGGTGAACACCGTGGTCGGCTTCATCGGCCCCGAATATCTCTATGACGGCAGGCAGATCATCCGGGCAGGGCTGGAAGACCACTTCTGCGCCAAACTGCTGGGACTGCCGATGGGCTGCGATGTGTGCTACACCAATCATGCGGAAGCCGACCAGAACGACATGGATATCCTGCTGACGCTGCTGGCGGCGGCGGGTTGCAACTTCATCATGGGCATCCCTGGCTCGGACGACATCATGCTGAATTACCAGACCACCTCGTTCCACGACGCCCTTTACGCGCGCCAGGTGCTCGGCTTGATGCCGGCGCCGGAATTCGAGGCATGGCTCAGGCAAATGGGCATCTTCGCCGGCGACGACGGCGCAAGGCTCGGCGACGGCGTGCCCGCGGTCTTCGAGAAGGCATTTCTGCGACTGGCGTGA
- a CDS encoding proline iminopeptidase-family hydrolase — protein MTKYPISQVATKDLTLSSGFTVKTYKAEPSVPDSGKVLVLLNGGPGLPCEYLLAPHLRLLEHGWTVISYDQLGCGQSDRPKDDSLWTLERYVSELEEIVALLGLDRYCLLGHSWGTWLGTEFSLRNQRAIRKLILADGACDIPHLVSELNRLRYALGNDTVQMMLRHEAQGTLDHEEYRAAITILNYRHVCRLPVWPEPLVRSIAAWNMDPYVAMQGPNEFTYTGNMRAWNRIPAMSRLQLPCLVISGEFDELPPSCSYLIHNALPDSRLHIFPGCSHMPFYEDPDAYFTRLLDFLNLDK, from the coding sequence ATGACTAAGTATCCAATCAGCCAGGTCGCGACAAAAGATCTCACCCTTTCCAGCGGATTCACCGTCAAGACCTACAAGGCCGAACCGTCCGTGCCGGACAGCGGCAAGGTTCTCGTTCTCCTTAATGGCGGTCCGGGCCTTCCCTGCGAATACCTGCTGGCGCCGCATCTGCGCCTGCTCGAGCATGGCTGGACCGTCATCTCGTACGACCAGTTGGGGTGCGGCCAGTCCGATCGTCCCAAGGACGACAGCCTCTGGACACTCGAACGCTATGTGAGCGAGCTCGAGGAGATCGTCGCATTGCTGGGCCTCGATCGCTACTGCCTGCTGGGGCATTCCTGGGGAACCTGGCTGGGCACCGAATTTTCATTGCGCAATCAGCGCGCCATCCGCAAGCTGATCCTTGCCGACGGCGCATGCGACATTCCCCACCTGGTTTCGGAATTGAACCGGCTGCGCTACGCCCTCGGTAACGATACGGTGCAGATGATGCTGCGGCATGAGGCGCAAGGCACCCTGGATCACGAGGAATACCGGGCTGCCATCACGATCCTGAATTACCGGCATGTCTGCCGCCTGCCCGTGTGGCCCGAGCCGCTGGTGCGCTCCATCGCCGCCTGGAACATGGATCCTTACGTTGCGATGCAGGGGCCCAACGAATTCACTTATACCGGCAACATGCGCGCGTGGAACCGCATTCCCGCGATGTCCCGGCTGCAGCTTCCCTGTCTGGTGATCTCGGGCGAATTCGATGAATTGCCGCCCTCGTGCAGCTACCTCATCCATAACGCATTACCGGACTCGCGGCTGCATATTTTCCCTGGCTGCTCGCACATGCCGTTTTATGAAGACCCCGACGCCTATTTCACACGCCTGTTGGATTTCTTGAATCTGGATAAATAA
- a CDS encoding energy transducer TonB, giving the protein MNFSQNDERSAAKKLGGIGLVIAFHILIAYALLTGLARKVVDVLKEPVDVHYIEEVKPTPPPPPPPERQVQPPPPKTAAPPPPFVPPPEVQVAQPQQQNAIAAVSNAKPDNPVMPSPRTETAPPGPAVVAAVVDFNSCAKPEYPAKSQRNEEQGTVVLQFLIGVDGQVADSKVEKSSGSRDLDKAARSALSLCKFKPGLVDGKPQPSWTKVQYVWKLE; this is encoded by the coding sequence ATGAATTTTTCGCAGAACGATGAGCGCAGCGCGGCCAAGAAATTGGGCGGGATAGGGCTGGTCATCGCTTTTCATATCCTGATCGCCTATGCCTTGCTGACCGGGCTGGCGCGCAAGGTGGTGGATGTCCTCAAGGAACCGGTTGACGTCCATTATATTGAGGAAGTCAAGCCGACACCGCCGCCGCCTCCGCCGCCGGAGCGGCAGGTCCAGCCGCCTCCTCCGAAGACTGCTGCGCCGCCGCCGCCCTTCGTGCCGCCGCCCGAAGTGCAAGTCGCGCAACCACAACAGCAGAACGCGATTGCCGCCGTTTCCAACGCCAAGCCTGACAATCCCGTGATGCCGTCGCCCAGGACCGAAACGGCTCCCCCTGGCCCCGCAGTTGTCGCTGCCGTGGTCGACTTCAACAGCTGCGCCAAGCCGGAATACCCGGCGAAATCGCAGCGCAATGAAGAGCAGGGCACGGTCGTGCTGCAGTTCCTGATCGGCGTCGATGGGCAGGTCGCCGATTCGAAGGTCGAAAAAAGCAGCGGTTCGCGCGATCTCGACAAGGCTGCGCGCTCGGCGCTGAGCCTGTGCAAGTTCAAGCCTGGATTGGTGGACGGGAAACCGCAGCCATCATGGACCAAGGTGCAGTATGTCTGGAAGCTGGAATAA
- the alr gene encoding alanine racemase, with translation MANAAYSAYPSSAHAGASLCIDLGAIRRNYRLLCRQAGKATCAAVLKADAYSLGAGRIAPVLEQDGCRHFFVAHLDEGIALRRCLAARSEIFVLHGPPPGAEQECIEHGLIPVLNSLQQVAGWRKLCHRLGRRLAAVIQVDTGMSRMGLAPDEAELLLLYQSSLNAIDLRYLMSHLACADLPTHSMNEMQLRRFLTLRSRFPAMPASLANSSGIFLGGPYQFDLVRPGAALYGLAPIAGEANPMHPVVTLQGKIIQTRTIGAGNCVGYGMTYRAAGKRVIATVAIGYADGWMRSMSNRGMAFIDGICAPIVGTVSMDSITLDVSGINEGRLLPGTMVELLGPHQSVDAVAAHSGTIGYEILTSLGNRFHRTYRDVSAACEEAPYGEAVSSL, from the coding sequence ATGGCAAATGCCGCATATTCAGCTTATCCGTCGAGCGCCCATGCGGGCGCAAGCCTGTGCATCGACCTGGGAGCAATCCGCCGCAACTACCGTCTGCTGTGCCGCCAGGCAGGAAAGGCAACTTGTGCCGCCGTGTTGAAGGCCGATGCGTATAGCCTGGGCGCGGGCAGGATTGCGCCGGTTTTGGAACAGGACGGTTGCCGCCATTTTTTTGTGGCGCATCTGGACGAGGGCATCGCGCTGCGCCGGTGTCTTGCCGCCCGCAGCGAAATTTTCGTTCTGCATGGCCCGCCGCCGGGCGCAGAGCAGGAATGCATCGAGCACGGGCTAATCCCGGTGCTCAACAGCCTGCAACAGGTTGCAGGCTGGCGCAAGCTGTGCCACCGTCTCGGCCGGCGGCTTGCCGCAGTGATTCAAGTCGATACCGGCATGTCACGCATGGGCTTGGCGCCCGATGAAGCCGAGCTGCTGCTTCTGTATCAGTCTTCTCTGAATGCCATCGACCTGCGCTATTTGATGAGCCATCTCGCCTGCGCCGATTTGCCGACGCATTCCATGAACGAGATGCAATTGCGCCGTTTCTTGACGCTCCGGTCCCGCTTCCCGGCCATGCCCGCAAGCCTCGCCAATTCGTCGGGTATTTTTCTAGGCGGGCCCTACCAGTTCGACCTGGTGCGTCCCGGGGCGGCGTTGTACGGCCTGGCGCCAATCGCAGGCGAAGCCAATCCAATGCATCCGGTCGTCACATTGCAGGGCAAGATCATTCAGACACGGACGATCGGCGCGGGGAATTGCGTCGGCTATGGCATGACATACCGCGCCGCCGGAAAACGCGTGATTGCGACGGTCGCCATCGGTTACGCGGATGGATGGATGCGGTCGATGAGCAATCGGGGAATGGCATTCATCGACGGGATATGCGCCCCCATCGTGGGGACGGTATCGATGGACAGCATAACGCTGGATGTCAGCGGCATCAATGAAGGCAGGCTGCTCCCGGGCACGATGGTCGAGTTGCTCGGCCCGCACCAGTCGGTGGACGCGGTCGCCGCACACTCCGGAACGATCGGTTACGAAATCCTGACAAGCCTGGGCAACCGCTTTCATCGCACGTATCGGGATGTATCCGCCGCCTGCGAAGAAGCGCCCTACGGCGAAGCCGTTTCATCCCTGTGA
- the eutC gene encoding ethanolamine ammonia-lyase subunit EutC, which produces MTTPVTNNPWHSLRRHTAARIALGRAGVSLPTAPQLEFQLAHARARDAVHLGLDVNALASALSQPLAQDGTGLPCLALSSSAPTRNVYLQRPDLGRRLSPESRAALEALETAPGASGYDVAFVVADGLSAVAIERNARPFLREVIGWLAPEDWSIAPISIVTQGRVAIGDEVGELLGAKAVAVLIGERPGLSSPDSMGLYLTWAPRTGLTDESRNCISNVRPAGLTYPDAALKLHYLLSEARRRQLSGVELKDETVPAETQVKQARPNFLLEE; this is translated from the coding sequence ATGACAACCCCGGTTACCAATAATCCCTGGCATTCCTTGCGCCGCCACACGGCAGCCAGGATCGCTCTCGGACGCGCAGGCGTGAGCCTGCCGACCGCCCCCCAACTCGAGTTCCAGCTGGCGCACGCCAGGGCGCGCGACGCCGTTCATCTCGGACTCGACGTGAATGCGCTGGCTTCCGCCCTGTCGCAGCCGCTCGCGCAGGACGGCACGGGCCTGCCGTGCCTCGCGTTGAGCAGCTCCGCGCCTACGCGCAACGTATATCTGCAACGCCCCGACCTGGGACGCAGGCTCTCGCCGGAATCCCGGGCGGCGCTCGAGGCCCTGGAAACGGCGCCGGGCGCAAGCGGCTACGACGTCGCCTTTGTGGTCGCCGACGGCCTGTCCGCGGTTGCGATCGAGCGCAACGCCAGGCCGTTCCTGCGCGAGGTGATCGGCTGGCTGGCGCCCGAAGACTGGTCGATCGCGCCGATCAGCATCGTCACCCAGGGCCGCGTCGCGATCGGCGACGAGGTCGGGGAGTTGCTCGGCGCGAAAGCGGTGGCGGTGCTGATCGGAGAGCGGCCCGGACTGAGCTCGCCCGACAGCATGGGGCTGTATCTGACCTGGGCTCCCCGCACGGGCCTGACCGACGAGAGCCGCAACTGCATCTCCAACGTCAGGCCGGCCGGCCTGACTTATCCGGACGCGGCCCTCAAGCTGCATTACCTGCTATCCGAAGCGCGCCGGCGCCAGCTTTCCGGGGTCGAACTGAAGGACGAAACTGTGCCCGCCGAAACGCAAGTGAAGCAGGCGCGGCCCAACTTCCTGCTGGAGGAATGA
- a CDS encoding carbon-nitrogen hydrolase family protein, whose translation MLKVGLLQTCATPDVHANRARVVAQIRQASALGADLIAMPEAVDFLHPDPREFARYAQPMAAHEFLALLQSTASELRVWLLAGSLTTRNDLGQPVNRTILIAPDGKVSAWYDKIHLFDAAATKNAVLESSIFSRGKTGVVATIGEVALGLSICYDVRFPYLYRALALHGANVMCVPAAFMKVTGEAHWHALLRARAIETGSYVIAPAQYGSPHDGRESYGRSLVVNPWGEVVAEAGGDAQVITADIDLALVAEARRRIPSLVQTKDFDVIKIRASHD comes from the coding sequence ATGCTGAAGGTCGGCCTCCTACAAACTTGCGCGACACCCGACGTGCACGCAAACCGGGCCCGTGTCGTTGCGCAAATCCGCCAGGCGAGCGCCCTGGGGGCCGACTTGATCGCCATGCCGGAAGCGGTGGATTTCCTGCATCCGGACCCGCGCGAGTTCGCGCGCTATGCCCAGCCCATGGCGGCGCACGAATTCCTGGCATTGCTGCAATCTACCGCCAGTGAATTGCGCGTGTGGCTGCTGGCGGGGTCGCTTACGACCCGCAATGACCTCGGCCAGCCGGTCAATCGCACGATCCTGATCGCGCCGGATGGCAAGGTCAGCGCCTGGTACGACAAGATCCATCTGTTCGATGCGGCGGCGACCAAAAACGCCGTTCTTGAATCCAGCATTTTTTCGCGCGGCAAGACCGGCGTGGTCGCCACCATCGGCGAGGTCGCGCTGGGCCTGAGCATTTGCTACGACGTCCGCTTTCCTTATCTGTACCGCGCCTTGGCGTTGCATGGCGCCAATGTCATGTGCGTTCCGGCGGCCTTCATGAAGGTGACCGGGGAAGCCCACTGGCATGCCCTGCTGCGTGCGCGCGCCATCGAAACCGGCAGCTACGTGATCGCGCCGGCGCAATACGGCAGTCCTCATGACGGCCGCGAAAGCTACGGCCGCTCGCTTGTGGTCAATCCGTGGGGAGAAGTCGTCGCAGAGGCGGGAGGCGATGCGCAAGTCATCACCGCTGACATTGATCTTGCGCTCGTCGCCGAAGCGCGCCGGCGCATTCCGAGCCTCGTTCAAACGAAGGACTTTGATGTTATTAAAATTCGAGCAAGCCATGACTAA
- a CDS encoding MotA/TolQ/ExbB proton channel family protein — protein sequence MKIRSRLSALVAIVTFTMIAATLTAPHAFAEEAMPAAASSLPAPAQESTPAAAPAAAPAADTVAVDNPYGLDALWNAGDFVAKGTLIILVLMSMGSWYIIITKLIDQMRIGRQAADAREKFWKAPSLQGGIGALASGSPFRFIAESGVKASEHHDGALLEQIDLNTWVTMSVQRTVEKVQSRLQDGLAFLATVGSTAPFVGLFGTVWGIYHALTAIGVAGQASIDKVAGPVGEALIMTAIGLAVAVPAVLGYNWLVRRNKAAMEDVRSFSADLHMVLLSGVMSTRQSAQVQSAKKIA from the coding sequence ATGAAAATCCGTTCTCGCTTATCGGCCCTTGTTGCCATAGTCACGTTCACCATGATCGCAGCCACCCTGACTGCCCCGCATGCATTCGCCGAGGAGGCGATGCCGGCTGCTGCATCCAGCCTGCCCGCGCCGGCGCAAGAATCGACGCCGGCAGCCGCGCCTGCCGCTGCCCCGGCCGCCGACACCGTCGCCGTCGATAACCCTTATGGCCTGGACGCCCTCTGGAATGCCGGCGACTTCGTCGCCAAGGGCACCCTGATCATCCTGGTGCTGATGTCGATGGGATCGTGGTACATCATCATCACAAAACTGATCGACCAGATGCGCATCGGCCGCCAGGCGGCGGACGCGCGCGAAAAATTCTGGAAGGCGCCCTCGCTGCAGGGCGGCATCGGCGCCCTGGCGTCCGGCAGCCCGTTCCGCTTCATCGCCGAAAGCGGCGTCAAGGCCAGCGAGCACCACGATGGCGCGCTGCTGGAACAGATCGACCTGAACACGTGGGTCACCATGTCGGTGCAGCGCACGGTCGAAAAAGTCCAGAGCCGTCTCCAGGATGGCCTGGCCTTCCTCGCCACGGTCGGATCGACCGCGCCGTTCGTCGGCCTGTTCGGCACCGTGTGGGGCATTTACCATGCCCTGACAGCGATCGGCGTCGCCGGACAGGCATCGATCGACAAGGTGGCCGGCCCGGTGGGCGAAGCCCTGATCATGACCGCGATCGGTCTCGCGGTGGCGGTGCCTGCGGTGCTGGGTTATAACTGGCTGGTACGCCGCAACAAGGCCGCGATGGAAGATGTTCGCTCGTTCTCCGCTGACCTGCACATGGTCCTGCTCTCCGGCGTGATGTCTACCCGCCAGTCCGCCCAGGTCCAGAGCGCCAAGAAGATTGCCTGA
- a CDS encoding PepSY-associated TM helix domain-containing protein — translation MQKIILLVHRYLGLTLGAILLVVAFSGTAIVFKKPIDKFLNPALLQTAAGAGRAPIDDIIRSAQASVAGKRASQVLLPQSAGDVIEVQFQGSDLRAYADPYTGNLLGVRDVKASLMGILADLHVHLLSGKTGERIMGWTGMGLLLLSAMGAYLWWPKNGRWDQAWAVKWGAAPLRVWMDFHKLVGSLAFVLIALTATTGAALALYDIVTEPVLAALTGEGTRKPAPKSRLHDGGAAAIAPMMAHAATLFPNGKITRIALPGKTDGAVGIRMRLEGEIQSSGRSFLWFDQYDGALLRLDDALQANQAAKIQNWLFPLHTGAYGGLPTQFLQVLVGLSLFLLSFSGVCLWWKRRRARASAKARLRNPA, via the coding sequence ATGCAGAAAATCATCCTTCTCGTACACCGGTATCTCGGCCTGACGCTGGGAGCCATTTTGCTCGTTGTCGCCTTCAGCGGCACGGCAATCGTCTTTAAAAAGCCCATCGACAAATTTTTAAACCCGGCCCTGCTGCAAACGGCGGCCGGGGCAGGCCGCGCGCCGATCGACGACATCATTCGATCGGCGCAGGCAAGCGTCGCCGGCAAGCGGGCAAGCCAGGTCCTTCTTCCGCAAAGCGCTGGTGATGTCATCGAAGTCCAGTTTCAGGGCAGCGACCTGCGTGCTTACGCCGACCCTTACACTGGAAATTTGCTGGGGGTGCGCGATGTGAAAGCATCCCTGATGGGCATTTTGGCGGACCTGCACGTCCATCTCCTGTCCGGAAAAACCGGCGAGCGGATCATGGGCTGGACGGGAATGGGTTTGCTGTTGCTGTCGGCAATGGGCGCTTACCTGTGGTGGCCAAAAAACGGCAGATGGGATCAGGCCTGGGCCGTCAAATGGGGCGCTGCGCCGCTCAGGGTCTGGATGGACTTCCACAAGCTTGTCGGCTCGCTCGCGTTTGTGCTGATTGCCCTGACCGCAACGACCGGGGCAGCGCTCGCGCTTTACGATATCGTCACTGAACCCGTCCTGGCCGCATTGACCGGCGAAGGAACGCGAAAGCCAGCGCCAAAATCGCGTCTTCATGACGGCGGCGCTGCAGCCATCGCCCCCATGATGGCGCATGCCGCCACGCTCTTCCCTAACGGGAAAATCACAAGAATTGCCCTGCCCGGCAAAACCGATGGCGCAGTAGGAATACGCATGCGCCTGGAAGGCGAAATTCAGTCCTCGGGCCGAAGCTTCCTATGGTTCGATCAATACGATGGCGCCCTGCTGCGTCTGGATGATGCGCTGCAGGCGAACCAGGCGGCAAAAATCCAAAACTGGCTGTTCCCCTTGCATACGGGCGCGTATGGCGGACTGCCCACCCAATTTTTGCAGGTTCTGGTCGGCCTGTCCTTGTTCCTGCTGAGCTTCTCCGGGGTTTGCCTCTGGTGGAAAAGGCGCCGCGCCCGTGCGAGCGCGAAGGCGCGCCTTCGCAATCCGGCTTGA